The window AGGTTTGACTGACATTCAATATCAAAGCCACACGAAGAAGTCCGAGCAGGAATCGACAATAAGATTTTCCCTTCTTGTCAGGAAGAAGTTTCTCAATGCTTTCCAACAGAACCCTCTGATCAACTGTGGCTGGCGTCAAGCTGAAACTTGCAACTGTTCTGGTCTTGCCACCTTGTCCACCCTGCCACCGACCTAGACCCGGCAAATGCTTTCTAGAATAGTACATTATGGCACCTGCCAAGTTTTCAGGTCTTATACCTCTCGCTTGCATTGTCTTAATAAGCCTCTCAAACAAACTCACACTGAGATATGAGATGTCTTCAAACCACCAATCAGATTCTGAGCTCCGAATTCTAGCACCAGTATTTATACCATTCCAAAGAATGCTTCCACCAGGGCTCTGAAAACTCCCATACATCATCATGGGCCACCCAAACAGACTTGGATCTGTACAAACCATCATGGATAGAGCATTCAAACACTTGCCCACTAAATGAAGCTTTTCTGCTCTTGGTAGAACAGGCTCAGAACTTTGGAGAGCCAAAATACAATCTTTCCAGTTACGCAGTGTGTTTTTATGGAAAAAACTCTCTGATTTTGACAACAAGTTGCCTTCTCCAAATTCATCTGTCATTTCAAGGTATTCTGCACCACAGTGGACCGATACTACATTTCTGGCTGTCAGTTCCACTCGATACCCATAACAGAATTTTGCTGCAATTAAGAAAGTGTCAGGACCACCAGGAAATTCTTCCAGCACCATTTTCAGAGTCTCATTGGTATTCTTGGACTCTTCATGTGCTCTAGCAATTTTTCCACATTTTGATACAAGAGGAAACTGCAGTTCCAAAGCATATCTTATTCAAACTCCAATGCAACAGTacacaaataatttttcatatcaaAGGCATAACAGTATGACTACCATAAAATGAAGCCTTGTATTACAGAAATGCCCATTAGTTCGTCATGCAACTTATGCAAGGagtccaaattgaaaacaggaAAAACTGGTTTCCGAAGCAATTTTCTCACTAGTATCTCAAAACTCTAACTTTTTCCTCTTAATTCTGATGGGAGGACtagaaaactaatttatttaaaacaggAACAAGTGTTCACAACATGTGATAGACCTCATCTAGTAGCATAACTTTTGACACATCAAATCATGTGAGTCATACATGTTTGAAAACTAGATAAATTTAAGCTTCATCACTAACTGGACAATCAAGCATTAGTAGTTAACTATCTGCACTAATGGAGGTACATCATGAATTACATCCAGCAACTTAACAGCAAAATTTCACAACCATCATCTTAAATAATACCAAAATGAGCTGAAATACAAACCTTTTAAGAATTTAAGACAGGGTTGTCCCTGTCCCTGCCATATCTTAACTTAAGTTGCAGGAATTTGAAAGTTAAACTCCAAAAACAAACGAACAAGAACATCACAACTTTTGAGGACAATACAAGTGGATTTCAGCGTAGGAAAATGTACAGGGTTTGTCCATAAACTGGTGGTATTGCACTAAATTCcaacacataaataaaatttatggtgAAAGGTGTGTGGCCTTTGCAACAGGTGGCATATACTATATATAGTAAGTCTAATCCAATTCCTTTATTTGAAGAGGGATACTTAGTTTCTACACTTAAACAACAGAGATGGAAGAAACCAGAAGCAAAAACATAAGCCACAAATCACATTAACTGGGTTGGATCaaattccaaagaaaaaacCACGAAGAGCAGTAGGATGAACCAGAACCcccctaaaaaaaaacaactactaTTTCATCTATCTATAGACCagtgagagaaaagaagaattctgaaaggaaagtgtgtacCTTGTGAAGATGGAAAGTGACACCATCGACGGAAACAGTTATATCACTTGGCAGTCCCCCATTGCAGAACCTATCAAaaccacaaaccaaaaaaatttaGCAAAACAAATTACATCAAAaacttaaaacaataaaaataaaaacagagatGCATGGCTGACTTGGACTCCACCCAGTAATCAAGTGAACAAAAAACGTGTCATTTTATGATCAgtcaattgaaagaaaaaaaaaagtggaaattTTGAGAGAGGGAAATACCAGTCACTGCCTTCTCGACGAAACCCAGAAAGCTTCCCAGCAGGAGCCATAGCTTAGGGAAGGAAAGACCCTCTTTTTTCCACCTTACGCTACCAACACAACATCATTGTTTTTTTCCTAAATTGTTCCCTCTTCttaattctaaaaaagaaaaaaagaaaagggcaAAAAGCAAAAGGTAGAAATGAATAGTTAGAAGCCAAGGAAGGGAGCAAGAATAGCGTACCCACTGAGTGTatcttttatatgaaaaaaaaaaaaaaaccacccaAAGTATGGTACTACAAAGAGCATAGCCCCTAGAAGTAGAACAATTAAAGAATTGGAAATTGGAATTAAGAGAGAACAGAAAATGACGCAGGATCACGAGGGCAGAAACGGTCGTGGTAAAGTAAAACAagctcaaataaataataaaatggagCTCCAGTAACGTAAGTTAAAAGCTTGGTACTTAGTATTTTCTTTTCCGTGTGTCAGATATTATGCTCTAATTCATTGGGATATTAATTTCACTTATAATTTATCCGATTCAAGAGAATTTTTTACCGAAAATCAAAcacaataaaatcttatatcacaacagtaaatatatatatattgtagtcACAATAGTAACATGATGTTAGTGAATGCAAATGAATGAATAAATGGGACGGATAAGAAACAGCATAGAGAGGAGCGTAGTCGGGGCAAAGAAGAACAATACAGGTCAATAAAATGACAGGCAAGTGTGATGTGAGGTGGAAATTATTTTTGTCCCTCTACttgttttcttccttcaatttccttctttattctttttttattatttgtttttatataaagttTTGTTTGGTTATTCTTTCGGGGTTGTGCACAGCAACTTTGCCCCCCTACAGGATCATGTTCAATCACAACACGCGTGGCTTTGATTTCCTTGTTGCTTTAATGAGGGCGAGTGGCTGCCACTTGCTGTCGTTTGGTGAGTAGGGCCTACTATGcacacttagatttttttttactaaaaggggtaaatttttatgttatttttttatttttgatatattttaaaaaattatcaaaatagatAACTCAGGTGTTACGATTtcctattatttttaactaaagtcgtaaaattatttatgacttcagttaaattttttttaacaacttcCTTTAAAGTtgtaaggaattttttttttgtttttttgtttcacgactttaaagtcgtaaaatcattttttttttatgatttataactttaaagtcataagccagtttttttttaatttaatgtttaagttaatttttttttcaaatttataattattttatgtttttttcttcttttttaaaatttttaaaaaattattttaatgtataataaataatattaacttgacttattattagtatattttttatgattttatttgatatgttattaatttattttaatgttttattatttaaaacatgttataaatttttaatattatttttttaaaaaaaaattatttatttaaatttaaataatctattgttaaaaatacataataaaattaaaagggatattaaaaatttgaaacactttaatttaaaaattgattacatttaaatgaaaattacatatttttcaagtttaagcggtaaaaaatgaaagaaatgttCATTATGTAAAAGTAAATGACATAATCATAGTAACtgtttatacaaataaatacaTGACTAATATAGTttgtacttttttatatttttctttcattgtgcgttttatattaatgtattaattatgttgtttttaacTTTAGTGAAtgcatttttattaatagattatctaaattttaaataaacaaaaacatttaaataaaataatattaaaaatatataacatgttttaaataataaaatatatcaaataaaatcataaaaaaatatactaataataagtcaagttaatattatttattatacatttaaataattttttaaaaaattaaaaaaaaaaagaaaaaaacgtaaaaaaaattgtaaatttgaaaaaaaaatagcttaaacattaaataaaaaaaaattgttttcgacttcaaagtcgtaaaccataaaaaaaaggttttacgactttaaaatCGTAaagccaaaaaacaaaaaaaatccttatgattttaaagtcgtaaaaaaaatttaactaaagaaaaataagaagtcaTAACACCTGTTACGACTTATATTCTTTTaagcaattttttaaaacatattttcgaTCGAAATAAAAAGTTGCACACTTAAACATGGGTGACATGGTTTTTTTGGAAGTGTAACATGGTTGGCATGGTTTGTGCTTTGTTTGGTTAATGGAAGTGACAAAGAGAAAAGTGAGaggaaaaaaggagaaaaaaaatgagacccCAAATTAGTTATTTAGAGGagaggagagaagagaaaaataaagtgaaatttcatataaaaaatcaaagatgATGAAATTTCATGTTAAAAGAGAACAATAGAATGACATTTCTGTCGTATCAGAAAAGATTTATTgagatatataattaaaaacaaatttccattaagatatttttgcctaaaaagtttttttttaaaagtagggTGAACTTGAAGATAAGGAGCGTGGGAATAGCAAAGCCAAGTTTGAGATGAATGCCTCTAAATGCAGTTGACCATGCACATGGCCAGTTCCCACACATGGACTTTATTCTAGCTGTAATGTGTTTCTACATCATACGTGGTTTCGTAGGGTTTggtcaaatcaaaattaaaactttcCAGACCAGAGCAATGAAAAAACCTTTAAAAATGCTCGATAAACAAGCACGGAAAATTAGTGGTTCATCACTAATTCTTTCTCTTAATCCAACATTTTGTTGTGGGTATGAATTAAATGATAGTAATCTATAAGTTGTTAAGAGATAGGTGTAATATCCATGGTTTTTAATTATTCGGTGACTCTTACGCTATGACATCTCACACGGTGacatttcatttaatattattgttggtCAAAATCATCCACTTGTCAAAATCCCATATTTGCACAACCTCTGGatcctttttattttggtaTAATTCAATTGAGGTGTTATATGTCCACTAGCTTCCACTTGATTCGTCCCCGAACCACTCCATACTAGGAGAGAGATTTGCTTTGACATCATTTTTATAACATTCCTGATTTTTGTCTTTTCAACGGCTCTCACATTACGACACTTCACACAATGACACTTGTTGGTTAGAAACCCATTCAATATTTCTTGGCCCAATATTGACCAAACCACCTAAGCACCTGACCTAATGTAAGTAAGATCACTTAACCATCCCTCAATTGGAAAAACGAGCACCATGAAAAACACATGCCACTTAGCCAAAGAAAGATGATAAAGAGTTGGTCGAAATGGgcactaaattttttttggaaaatctcCTCTAAATCATTAGTATGGCTATCAAAATCATGAGCATCAACATGTAAAAATCGGGGTATTACATGGCCTTCAACTTCCATTTAGTTCATTATCAAACCGCATCGTACTAAGAGAAAGGTATGCTCTAATGCCATTTGTAACATtcctaatttttaacttttttacgaCTCTCACACTACGATACTTCACGCAGTGACACTTTACTCAACATCCTTGTTGGTAAGAATCCTCCACCGGTTAGAACCCTCCATTGGTAGCCCTTTTAAGACCTTGAAAATTAGTTATGTTAGCTTCCAGGATCAATGACTGACCCCACAAATCAGTACAAAACTTTGTAGCGTGTTTTGTCCTCATTCGCATACTTTCCGGGAAACTTCCCAGAAGGTCACTTATCCCATAACTGCTCCAAGCAAAACATGTTTGACTATGAAATTCTTAAGTGATGGGCTACCGAAAAGTAGATGTATCTTGTTGGTATAAGTAACACCAATCAATTCCTTTAAGTCACCCTCAACTATACGACCTCGAAAATCAGTTATGTCTACTTCCAAGATCAATGACTGACCCCACAAAATAGCACAAGACCTTTCAGTGTATTTTGTCCTCATTCACACGCTTTCTAGAAAACTTCCCAAAAGATCACTCATCCCATTACTACTTTAAGCCAAACACATTTAACTATGAAGTTCTTAAGTGATGGATTATCGAAAAGTAAATGCATCTTGTTAGTATAAGTAAtaccaattaattcctttaagtaATTTTCAGTTGTACAATCTCATACATGCACAACTTTTAAATCCCTCTCTTTTTGGTGCGATTCGACCAGGGTGTTACAATAGAAACCAATACCAATTGCCAAGAATCAATTTCCTCAACAAATATCTCAAAATGTGTTTCATATTGTAACTATTATGGTTTTCGGCCATTCATATATCATAGACATGGATATGATAAAATTGTCATTCCTTTGTCCACttttttcaactattttttgtattatagaaaaatcatgaatagagtccgtatttttttttttgaaataatggCACTTTGATGAGTAATATTGATGAATTTGGTatgtttaaaacttaaaagaacttatttcaaagttaaattttttttttaatgaaattaatttgaaaatattaaatgtaattctgatatttttattcaatatcaatcataatttttaCATACTAATATATGCATAATTTTCAAAGTTAATTATTGATTTAGTAAAAGCAAATACAGATCCTAATTCTTCCGTTTGAAACAcgttatatttatgtatttataaaataaaactcctAAATAAATATGGATAAAATCAGTCTCCTTTTTTTGCTAAACAACTACATTGGTTTTCACTTTCAAAGAAATGCACCAAGTCTTTAGTAAAGTTGAAATTCTTTGGTGGGGATCTTCGGTCTACACCCATATTTTTGGCTCAAACctgtaaacattttttttgtgtgtgcgtGAGGATGAAGGTCGGTggaatttatcaaaattaggaGATGTAAACACATAGCTGCAAAAGTAatccataaaaataaatcaatgacCATTAATTTAGGAAACATGATAAATGTTACAGCTGAATCTGGAATGACCAAGACATCCACCCCTACAACACAAAAAAGCTTCTTTCCTCGTATAAAAGGTCTCCAAATATGTCTAGTGTGGTCCGAAGCTCTGCGTGAAAATCACATCGCAGTagcacatatttaattataaattcctACTTCTGCATAAATGCAATAAATAAGGCATGGGCTACCGTGGGCTACACTGGCTACCAAAACAAAGGGGAAAATTAccatgtatataaataaaatcaaccaTTAAACTATATGTAAGTGCCCCTATGGGCAGAACACTCTTCTCAATGCAATTCATCAACATACAAGTTTAACTTGCCACTGGCTTTGCAATGACTTTCTTAATGGCTTCAGCATAAGTCCTGTGCTGATAGGTGAGAGTGGATTCAAGCAGGTCCCAAAGTGAGGTTTTAGGATTCCAGCCTGATAAAAGAAGTAATACCCCGTTAACAgttagattattttaataaacttaaaGGTAAAGTAAAACAAGGAAACATACCAAGCTGCCTATTAATTATGGTCATGTCAGGAATTCTCTTGTCACTATCATCATATCCCTCACCATAAAATTCTTTGGAACTCACATCAATAGTAGGTTTTTCCAGAGGTGCTTCTCCGCTAACCTTTGAATAAACCTGCataattgaacaaaaataaatgttgaACGGTCCCAAATACCATGTTGAAATTCTAAAAGGGTCAAACAATCAAACTTAATCCTCTAACCTGTGTCATCATTTCAGCAAGCTGCCTAACTGTAACCTCATTGTTTGGGTTTCCAACATTAAAAATATGTCCATTGGCCCTGGCAGGATTTTCCTGTTAAAAATTATCGTTCACATTTAGTTGAACCATGAAACAAGAATAATAGTCAAAAGATGAACTTCTACAATCAGATCAgtacttaaaatatataaagtttCATATGGGAACCTACAATCATCAATAAGACGGCTTCAATAGCATCCTTAATATACACAAAAGTCCTCTGGGATTGACCACCATCCACAAGCTTGAGGGGCTCTCCGCGGAGGAGATTCTACagaaaagaaatgaagaaaatatttagaatcattatttaaaaatattgactaACAACAATATATACAAGCTTAAACAAAGTCTAAATCAAAATGTAAACTCACATTGCTAAAGCATGCCAGAACCCGAGGAACACCCTCACTTGGACCATCAATGCCGGGAATGAAATCCATTCGtggtccaatccaattaaaaggTCTCACAATTGTGAATTCCAAGCCATTTTCAGCACCCTCAGCTGCCAACAATGTCATCTCAGTGAGACAAAGGTCAAGACATGGAAACAGTAtatgcaataaaaaattaaaccaaacaaaAGCAGCTCACCATAAACAAGCCTCTCAATCAACTGCTTAGCACATGCATAGGACCATCTCTGCTTTTCAATTGAACCAAAAATACAAGGAGATTCATCCTCCTTAAGTACGTAGTATGCAGGATCCTacacaaaattgaaaacaacatAATATAACTCAGctcattaccaaaaaaaaaagcaacaacCAAACAACTCCCTTGCTAAGATCCTATTTGGATAAAGTTTCCATATGTATAAGAGAAGGAAATAAGAACATAAAATGAACTGCGCTTCTCTcaaactaaaatcaatttatgcaattaacttttatagaagctCTCTGATCTAACTTCTCCAGAAGCTAAAgtgtataagttgattttagcttatgcaagaagttcaattaattttactttcttattttcaaaaagtttaaCGAAACAAAGCATAAATAACATCAACAAAAGGAAAACACACacgaagagagaaaaaaactgTTGGTTTGAAAAGATCCATGATTGCTCAATAACAAAACTTTGATGcattgtaaaatttgaaatcgtCACTGGTTATGCACAGATCAATAGTAGTAGTAACTTGGTCCAAAGAAAGTGAAAGGTCACCTGACGAAGAGGACTATCTTTGGGGAGGAAGCTTCCAATGGTTTTCCCATAGACTTCAGACGTAGAGAAATGAATGAGACGCTTGTTGTTTTCGGAACAGTACTTGACCTGAACCAAAATTCCAACTCCCAATCCTCAATTCCAATTTTCACAATAAaaaagacagagagagagaCGCACCACATGGTGTCCAGAGTTAATGGTCTGAAACAAAGACAGAATTGTGAGGGAAAGAAACTCAAAGGAAGTAATAACTAATTGAGTCGGGAGAAGTGTAATGATATTTAGTGTTACCAGATCTGCGATTTTGACGAGGCCTTCGAGTGGCTTAATTGATCTTGTCAATTGTAGACATCCAAGGCCAGGACACTGTGAGGGGTTTCAGAATCAGAAACAATCAAATCAATCCTCTCTTCCTTCCACCGCTGCTACACGCTAAGTATTTGCTTTTGTTTaggatttaaataaataaaataaatcatttgtgTCCCCTCGAATGAAAAGATTTTATGGTACTCATTCAGAATTCATTGCCTGTTAAAATGGTCTTGTCTCCCACGAGGGTGTTGATAGATAAGGTTGAGtcaaatcaattcaaataagtttttatttttgtttgtttgaaaagGGTAAGAggcaaaaaaaatcttaaaaagtcCTCATTTTAAAAAACTCTTTAAAATCTCCAATTTAATCaatgtatattttaatatgtattgtatttttaatttttactcattaaaaaataaaaatgtatatattaacaaaatcctttaagaaaatattaatcatgtttattaaaattatatattaccggtggaaaattttaaaataatttattatttataatgttttaCTCACCGACAAAAGTCGCAAAATCATGTTTACAAATTTAATCCAAATACAGTACCAATCATTAACATAATTTGCATTGCAAAGCATCTATTCCTATGCAAATGTGATAAAGTGATGATCACACCTGTATATGAATCAAGAATCGTTATCCTAATATAGCAACACGGAAATTGGAGCATAGTTTCCATAAGTGGATAGCGTGTAGATCCTGCTACTTCCAGAATAAAAAGCTCTCAGCATAccattacaatttacaaaacaaattaagTCAACCGGAACACGAATCCGATGTTACCAGTGTGACCGTGAGCTGTACATCTCTTTCGTCCTATCATACAATTTGAAAACAATTCAACTATCACTGGTTAGATTACAGATTTAACTTGATTTTCAGTATATCTTTTacacgtatttttttatatattactcattatttttcaaattcaaactttacttgttcttaatttttatattaaaactagTAAATATATTGTATAATGTTTAGTATTGGTGGTGCTGAGAATGATACAACTACATGGAACTCGCTATTCTCATTCCGCTATTTGCTATCCTCACCTCCcacgtgttttaattttttttctcccaaaatGTCCTTTCAACGGAAATATGTTTCCAACTTTCCATTTTGTAATATACAACCAAAACATATTTTGGTTGTAGCATATGGGGATGTGAAAAAAATCAAGATAGAAATATgacttttgactttttttttctccttttaacaacaataagacaattatattttttaaatgattggatacaaaatattattttgtgtcatatagaaaataatagtatcagttttttagaattatgttttataatttatttcttgaagTAATCTGTATTTTACAATAAACTTTAGTACAAAAATAAATCCTAATGGGCTAGGCCCAGtccaaatttgaaataaaaagggaaagaaaatta of the Glycine max cultivar Williams 82 chromosome 13, Glycine_max_v4.0, whole genome shotgun sequence genome contains:
- the LOC100801461 gene encoding BTB/POZ domain-containing protein At3g44820: MAPAGKLSGFRREGSDWFCNGGLPSDITVSVDGVTFHLHKFPLVSKCGKIARAHEESKNTNETLKMVLEEFPGGPDTFLIAAKFCYGYRVELTARNVVSVHCGAEYLEMTDEFGEGNLLSKSESFFHKNTLRNWKDCILALQSSEPVLPRAEKLHLVGKCLNALSMMVCTDPSLFGWPMMMYGSFQSPGGSILWNGINTGARIRSSESDWWFEDISYLSVSLFERLIKTMQARGIRPENLAGAIMYYSRKHLPGLGRWQGGQGGKTRTVASFSLTPATVDQRVLLESIEKLLPDKKGKSYCRFLLGLLRVALILNVSQTCKDSLERRIGMQLELATLDSLLIPTYSDSDALYNTNCIEQIVHYFVSTESNLTPFSPSSLDLQASASPSSESLRKVAKLIDNYIAEIASDVNLKPGKIRKLAEALPESSRLLHDGLYRALDIYFKAHPWLYDREKEELCNIIDYQKLSIHACAHASQNDRLPLRVVLQVLFFEQLHLRTALTRCLNALDGEIAPAAPVPITALGNTAGEIVQRDGWVTVVRENQVLKVDMDRMSSRVGELEEEFGKIKQEMKSATKSHSSRSSPRLVARKIGCKLVPQPSDAQPESLNHTGSTPRASIERAQRSHMSRHSKSFT
- the LOC100794735 gene encoding UDP-D-apiose/UDP-D-xylose synthase 1 → MDFIPGIDGPSEGVPRVLACFSNNLLRGEPLKLVDGGQSQRTFVYIKDAIEAVLLMIENPARANGHIFNVGNPNNEVTVRQLAEMMTQVYSKVSGEAPLEKPTIDVSSKEFYGEGYDDSDKRIPDMTIINRQLGWNPKTSLWDLLESTLTYQHRTYAEAIKKVIAKPVAS